From the genome of Gammaproteobacteria bacterium, one region includes:
- a CDS encoding nucleoside triphosphate pyrophosphohydrolase family protein, which yields MTDQDSYQAMLDAVQAFHCKHDFRNTGGEELTYRIALMSEELGEMAAAVTKGKSIESLAEETADLFILLIGTAIAADFDLKAAFWKKMDKIMQRESKMVNGRIRVSEFRDMD from the coding sequence ATGACTGACCAGGATTCCTACCAGGCCATGCTTGACGCAGTACAGGCATTTCACTGCAAGCATGATTTCAGAAATACCGGTGGCGAGGAGCTGACCTACCGAATTGCGTTGATGAGTGAAGAGCTCGGTGAAATGGCGGCAGCGGTAACCAAGGGCAAGAGCATTGAGAGCCTGGCCGAGGAGACCGCCGATTTGTTTATTCTGCTGATCGGCACGGCTATTGCCGCTGATTTTGATTTGAAAGCAGCCTTCTGGAAGAAAATGGACAAAATCATGCAGCGTGAGTCAAAAATGGTAAATGGCCGGATCCGGGTATCCGAGTTCCGGGATATGGACTAG
- the gmhB gene encoding D-glycero-beta-D-manno-heptose 1,7-bisphosphate 7-phosphatase: protein MKLVILDRDGVINQDSDQFIKSPDEWIPIPGSLEAIGRLNREGWRVVIATNQSGIARNLFNMDMLNRIHDKMVQMVAGKGGEVDGIFFCPHGPGDACRCRKPRPGLFEDIAERFRIQLNDVFAVGDSERDIVAARDAKARPVLVKTGKGRSTAKTSTELDGVPVFRDLAEFVDTLVQGKLEEY, encoded by the coding sequence ATGAAACTTGTTATTCTCGACAGGGACGGAGTCATCAACCAGGATTCTGACCAGTTCATCAAGTCACCTGATGAATGGATTCCGATTCCCGGCAGCCTGGAGGCAATCGGGCGCCTGAACCGGGAGGGCTGGCGCGTGGTGATCGCCACCAACCAGTCCGGCATCGCCCGCAACCTGTTTAACATGGACATGCTCAATCGCATCCACGACAAAATGGTGCAAATGGTTGCAGGAAAGGGCGGTGAAGTGGACGGTATTTTTTTCTGTCCCCATGGCCCGGGTGATGCCTGTCGTTGTCGCAAGCCGAGACCGGGATTGTTCGAGGATATCGCCGAACGTTTTCGTATCCAGTTGAATGACGTATTTGCTGTTGGTGACTCGGAGCGCGATATTGTTGCAGCCCGCGATGCCAAGGCCAGGCCGGTACTGGTCAAGACCGGAAAGGGTCGCAGTACCGCCAAAACGTCCACCGAGCTGGATGGTGTGCCGGTGTTTCGTGATCTGGCTGAATTTGTTGACACCCTGGTACAGGGCAAGCTGGAAGAGTACTGA
- a CDS encoding 1-acyl-sn-glycerol-3-phosphate acyltransferase — protein MMQWIRSILYTVFMPVSLVLFVGPGLILYFFPYSWRYRYMALWPAFQTWLLKVLCGIRYEVEGRENMPEGNAIILAKHQSTWETFAFVKLFPRQTYVFKRELLWLPFFGWALAMLHPIAIDRGAGRKAVEQLISRGRERLKEGLWVIVFPEGTRMATHTRGKYKLGGAILAAETGYPVVPVAHNAGSFWPRKQVYKQPGTVRVCIGPVIHSEGRKADEIMADVEQWIETRMQELEGRDQPAELVIREYKKKSR, from the coding sequence ATGATGCAATGGATTCGATCAATCCTGTATACCGTGTTTATGCCGGTTTCGCTGGTGCTTTTTGTTGGTCCCGGCCTGATCCTGTATTTCTTTCCGTATTCCTGGCGTTATCGCTATATGGCCTTGTGGCCGGCTTTCCAGACGTGGTTGCTCAAGGTGCTGTGTGGTATCCGTTATGAAGTGGAGGGCCGGGAAAACATGCCTGAAGGCAACGCCATTATCCTGGCAAAGCATCAGTCAACCTGGGAAACCTTCGCCTTTGTCAAACTGTTTCCCCGGCAGACCTACGTGTTCAAGCGCGAACTGTTATGGCTACCGTTTTTCGGCTGGGCGCTGGCCATGTTGCATCCCATTGCCATTGATCGAGGCGCCGGCCGCAAGGCGGTTGAGCAGTTGATCAGTCGCGGGCGCGAACGCCTCAAGGAAGGGCTTTGGGTGATCGTGTTCCCGGAAGGTACGCGCATGGCTACCCATACCCGCGGCAAGTACAAGCTTGGTGGCGCAATACTGGCAGCTGAAACCGGATACCCGGTTGTACCTGTTGCGCACAATGCCGGCAGCTTCTGGCCGCGCAAGCAGGTATACAAACAGCCGGGAACAGTCAGGGTGTGTATTGGCCCGGTGATTCACAGCGAAGGCCGCAAGGCCGATGAAATCATGGCGGATGTGGAGCAATGGATTGAAACCAGGATGCAGGAGCTTGAAGGCCGTGATCAGCCGGCAGAGCTCGTTATCAGGGAATACAAAAAGAAATCCCGCTAG
- a CDS encoding HAMP domain-containing histidine kinase, whose protein sequence is MAFSLSIRIKSIAARLKNRFAGDSYPGKHDSAILVALASAGLALGLLVLLGWVLNISTLFQLRSDWVPMQFNTALGFILANCAILAHWLRYDTITRTLAFLLLALSSLTLAQYISHTDLGIDQLFMDAYVTTKTSHPGRMAPNTATCFLMAGLGLILISSQQHYRYSFNMLVLLISTVIAAISYSALYGYLAGPVNTFDWGAYTLMAVHTATGFVLLSTALALIARHHVQMFGRRYKTRGLAGLWLIGAAIVLNIWFAIHDKEYRYLKNLTESAGKSFALAIQTNYRNDILALGRMRDRVLQHGQKNFAYWEQDTHRYRNDLPELSAVIISDHRRRIYREKGFNPFKREHIQELAESIQQDRATHLLVDTGDGSHYLVSTYRLWDDTSSMIALIRLDALVLATLKRHTDEYEVGKNISISIFHDGKMLYQSTASHTGINSVLGTYLPVMLGTLELDSHYSPDQEFFINTFSGNSQFVVIAGFLMNTLLLLVLDSQRMFRRISEALAGTNAQLTREIAERERAEKVKDDFLSTISHELRTPLTSIQGAIKLIKHGNIDITAASGTELLGIADRNSDRLLELINELLDAAKMQAGTLSLSRKPFDLTEALSEACETGAILASRYNVRLAMPDITLQMPVYGDRGRIIQVFFNIISNAIRHTRKHTEVHIDTCDAGQGWRIDIKDQGEGIPEEFRGRIFERFTQANTSTTRQSGGTGLGLNISKSIVESHGGQIGFSSSGSGTTFFVILPKYRSGHDA, encoded by the coding sequence GTGGCATTCAGCCTGTCCATCAGGATCAAGTCCATTGCAGCGCGGTTAAAAAACCGCTTCGCCGGTGACTCGTACCCCGGAAAACATGATTCGGCAATTCTGGTTGCACTGGCCAGCGCCGGGCTGGCACTGGGTCTACTGGTCTTGCTCGGCTGGGTATTGAATATTTCCACCCTTTTCCAGCTGCGCAGCGACTGGGTTCCCATGCAATTCAACACGGCCCTGGGTTTTATCCTCGCCAACTGTGCCATCCTGGCACACTGGCTCCGATACGACACCATTACACGCACACTGGCGTTCCTGTTGCTGGCCCTGAGCTCCCTGACACTCGCGCAGTACATCTCCCATACCGACCTCGGCATTGACCAGCTGTTCATGGATGCCTACGTTACTACCAAGACTTCGCACCCCGGCAGAATGGCTCCCAATACGGCAACCTGTTTTTTGATGGCAGGGCTGGGGCTGATTCTCATCAGCAGTCAGCAACATTACCGCTACAGCTTCAACATGCTGGTATTGCTCATCTCGACAGTTATCGCGGCAATTTCCTACAGCGCCCTGTATGGCTACCTGGCCGGACCGGTCAACACCTTTGACTGGGGCGCGTATACACTAATGGCAGTACACACGGCCACGGGATTTGTGCTGCTGTCTACGGCACTGGCCCTGATTGCTCGCCATCATGTACAAATGTTCGGCCGACGCTACAAGACACGAGGCCTGGCCGGGCTCTGGCTGATTGGCGCCGCCATAGTGCTGAACATCTGGTTTGCCATCCATGACAAGGAATACAGATACCTGAAAAACCTGACCGAATCAGCCGGCAAATCCTTTGCATTGGCCATACAGACAAACTACCGCAATGACATCCTGGCTCTCGGCCGCATGCGTGATCGCGTGCTGCAGCATGGCCAAAAGAATTTTGCGTACTGGGAACAGGACACCCACCGGTACCGGAACGACCTGCCCGAACTCAGCGCGGTCATCATCAGTGATCACCGGAGGAGAATTTACCGCGAGAAAGGATTCAACCCGTTCAAGCGGGAACACATTCAGGAACTTGCGGAATCCATTCAACAGGACCGGGCGACGCATTTATTGGTGGATACCGGCGACGGATCCCACTACCTTGTCAGCACCTACAGGCTATGGGATGACACCAGCTCAATGATTGCCCTTATCAGGCTGGATGCACTTGTCCTGGCAACCCTGAAAAGACATACCGACGAATACGAGGTGGGCAAAAATATCAGCATCAGCATTTTCCATGACGGCAAGATGCTCTATCAGTCCACTGCCTCGCATACCGGAATCAACTCGGTCCTGGGCACGTATTTACCGGTGATGCTGGGCACACTGGAACTGGACAGTCATTATTCACCAGACCAGGAATTTTTCATTAATACCTTTTCCGGAAACTCCCAGTTTGTTGTGATTGCCGGTTTTCTGATGAACACATTGCTTTTGCTGGTACTGGACAGTCAGCGCATGTTTCGACGGATCAGCGAGGCCCTGGCGGGTACCAACGCGCAGCTGACTCGCGAAATCGCCGAGCGTGAACGGGCGGAAAAGGTCAAGGATGACTTCCTGTCCACCATCAGTCACGAATTACGCACACCGCTCACATCAATACAAGGTGCAATCAAGCTGATCAAGCACGGCAACATTGACATTACCGCCGCCAGCGGTACCGAACTTCTTGGTATCGCAGATCGCAACTCTGACAGGCTGCTTGAACTCATCAACGAATTGCTGGACGCCGCCAAAATGCAGGCGGGCACATTGTCTTTATCAAGAAAGCCCTTTGACCTGACCGAAGCGCTTTCCGAAGCCTGCGAGACCGGCGCGATCCTGGCTTCCCGGTACAATGTTCGCCTGGCGATGCCGGATATAACGCTTCAGATGCCGGTATACGGCGACCGCGGCCGTATCATCCAGGTCTTTTTCAATATTATCAGCAACGCCATTCGCCACACTCGTAAACACACCGAGGTACACATTGACACCTGCGATGCCGGCCAAGGTTGGCGTATCGATATCAAGGATCAGGGAGAAGGAATTCCCGAAGAATTTCGGGGCCGGATATTTGAACGATTCACCCAGGCGAACACATCAACAACCAGGCAATCAGGCGGTACCGGCCTTGGACTGAACATTTCCAAATCCATAGTTGAATCCCATGGTGGGCAAATCGGCTTCAGTTCGTCCGGGTCGGGCACAACGTTTTTTGTAATCCTGCCGAAATACAGATCCGGGCACGATGCCTAG
- a CDS encoding DUF2269 domain-containing protein, with translation MPDSYQFIKILHILGIIIFYGNILISSWWKFMAVRTGKPEIIAFAQSQITRGDIWFTTLGSIVILITGVGNAHLHGNLPVDTPWMMWGLWLFMASGIIWGVFMVPAQVRQARLAREFAGGGPIPDQYWRLERQWVLAGAIAKILPPLIIAIMVLKPV, from the coding sequence ATGCCGGACAGCTACCAGTTCATCAAAATTCTGCACATACTCGGCATCATTATTTTTTATGGCAACATCCTGATCAGCTCCTGGTGGAAATTCATGGCGGTGCGTACCGGCAAACCCGAAATCATTGCCTTTGCACAGTCCCAGATCACCCGGGGCGATATCTGGTTCACCACGCTTGGCAGTATAGTCATACTGATCACCGGCGTTGGAAACGCCCACCTTCACGGCAACCTTCCGGTCGACACTCCGTGGATGATGTGGGGCCTGTGGCTATTCATGGCGTCCGGGATCATCTGGGGAGTATTCATGGTACCGGCACAGGTTCGACAGGCAAGACTGGCGCGGGAATTTGCCGGTGGCGGCCCGATACCGGACCAGTACTGGAGGCTCGAACGGCAATGGGTCCTGGCAGGCGCTATAGCCAAGATTTTACCTCCTTTAATAATTGCTATTATGGTACTTAAACCGGTATAA
- the rsmA gene encoding 16S rRNA (adenine(1518)-N(6)/adenine(1519)-N(6))-dimethyltransferase RsmA, with translation MAEHIPRKRFGQNFLHDQHVIQRIIGCIAPEPGDTVTEIGPGLGALTNPLLQKLQKLDVIELDRDLADRLEQHPDYGKKLFVHRADALKFEFCSLAGNGKLRIVGNLPYNISTPLIFHLLTQQSCIRDMTFMLQKEVVDRIVAAPGGKDYGRLSIMVQAQCRCQRLFIVKPGAFNPPPKVDSAIVQLVPEPEHSKTVISMDLFERVVRQAFSQRRKTLRNTLKGLVTVEQLQQTGIDAQNRPEALSVDEYIAISNLIANQSPG, from the coding sequence ATGGCTGAACATATTCCACGCAAACGCTTTGGTCAGAACTTTCTGCACGACCAGCATGTGATTCAGCGCATTATTGGCTGCATTGCCCCCGAACCAGGCGATACCGTAACGGAAATCGGCCCAGGACTGGGCGCATTGACCAACCCATTGCTGCAGAAACTGCAGAAACTGGACGTTATTGAGCTGGATCGCGATCTTGCTGACAGACTGGAACAGCACCCCGACTACGGCAAGAAGCTGTTTGTCCATCGCGCCGATGCACTGAAATTTGAATTTTGCTCACTTGCCGGCAACGGGAAACTGCGTATAGTCGGCAACCTGCCCTACAACATCTCGACACCGCTGATCTTTCACCTGCTAACTCAACAGTCCTGCATTCGTGATATGACTTTCATGCTACAAAAGGAAGTCGTTGATCGTATTGTCGCGGCTCCCGGCGGCAAGGATTATGGCCGTCTCTCCATAATGGTGCAGGCCCAATGCCGATGCCAACGACTGTTCATCGTCAAGCCCGGCGCTTTCAACCCTCCACCAAAAGTGGACTCGGCAATAGTTCAACTTGTACCGGAACCGGAACACAGTAAAACGGTCATCAGCATGGATTTGTTCGAAAGAGTTGTCAGGCAAGCCTTTTCTCAACGGCGCAAGACGCTACGTAACACACTCAAAGGTCTTGTTACTGTTGAACAGCTGCAACAAACTGGAATCGACGCTCAGAACCGTCCTGAGGCGCTCAGCGTGGACGAGTACATCGCTATCTCCAACCTGATTGCAAACCAATCCCCGGGATGA
- the pdxA gene encoding 4-hydroxythreonine-4-phosphate dehydrogenase PdxA → MASKFSSPVIAFTPGEPAGIGPDLAVRLSCAALPVPVVCIADPDMLQARARQLDLPLNSQPWKPGTILPGFYIEPVANSSNAIAGQLNAANSRYVLDTLDRAIDGCLNHEFAAMVTGPVHKGIINDAGIPFTGHTEYLAQRSGTNRVVMMLACPQLRVALATTHVPLSEVSRSITRESLTEIIHITHHDLHNRFGISDPVINVCGLNPHAGENGHLGHEEIDCIMPVIEEYRKQGIHLQGPTPADTAFTPRALQGVDAVLAMYHDQGLPVLKHLGFGQAVNITLGLPFIRTSVDHGTALDLAGTGNIDDGSLLAALEQAIRLTSTGMDSDHG, encoded by the coding sequence ATGGCCAGTAAGTTTTCATCACCAGTCATTGCATTTACGCCAGGCGAACCCGCCGGTATCGGGCCTGATCTTGCGGTAAGACTTTCATGCGCAGCGTTACCGGTTCCAGTGGTATGCATAGCTGACCCGGACATGCTCCAGGCTCGAGCACGGCAACTGGATCTGCCTCTGAACAGCCAGCCCTGGAAGCCCGGCACGATACTGCCGGGTTTTTACATTGAGCCGGTGGCAAACAGCAGCAACGCCATCGCCGGTCAACTCAACGCCGCCAACAGCCGCTATGTTCTGGATACCCTGGACCGGGCCATTGATGGCTGCCTGAATCATGAATTCGCTGCCATGGTTACCGGACCCGTGCACAAAGGCATCATCAATGACGCCGGCATACCGTTTACCGGGCATACCGAATACCTGGCACAACGATCCGGGACAAACAGGGTGGTCATGATGCTGGCCTGTCCGCAATTGAGGGTTGCGTTGGCCACCACCCACGTCCCGCTAAGCGAAGTGAGTCGCAGCATTACCCGCGAGTCACTCACCGAGATCATTCACATTACCCATCATGACTTGCACAACCGGTTTGGTATTTCTGACCCGGTTATCAATGTTTGCGGCCTCAATCCTCATGCCGGGGAGAACGGCCATCTTGGTCACGAGGAAATTGACTGCATCATGCCGGTCATCGAGGAATACCGGAAACAAGGCATACATCTCCAGGGGCCTACACCTGCCGATACCGCGTTCACGCCACGAGCACTGCAAGGAGTGGATGCGGTGCTGGCCATGTATCATGACCAGGGATTGCCCGTACTAAAGCACCTCGGCTTCGGCCAGGCGGTAAACATCACACTTGGATTGCCATTTATCCGCACATCAGTTGATCACGGCACCGCACTCGATCTTGCCGGCACCGGCAATATAGATGATGGCAGCCTCCTGGCCGCCCTCGAACAGGCGATCAGGCTGACCTCCACCGGCATGGATAGCGATCATGGCTGA
- a CDS encoding peptidylprolyl isomerase, producing the protein MKTTQRQLPATCAGIALCIAMSGFALPSAVAAETAIENAVDRIAATVNDDIITERELNQELERARRSMKERKIALPPESILRQQVLGKTIIDRLQSQLAEATGLKTSDQEIDNAIEQIRKRNNLTDKKLRQQLERDNLTMAEYREQVRDQLLQQKLVEREVKRRIHVSEAEVSDFLENTMRANTGDSYEVSHILLPLPENATTEIIKALATKTEGLVKQLRNGADFKTVAASHSKGPRALEGGYLGWRQAGQLPAVFVEELERMKPGEVSEPVRSANGFHILKLDNKRSSKKSKIVTQVRARHILIATNAVMPEAEARNKIEQLRDRILGGGDFTKVAQAHSEDPGSSAQGGKLDWMNPGQTVPEFDKALQTQKIGVLGPIIKSDYGFHIIEVLERRQQDIGELLDRAEARNQIVMRKSEERYQQWLRELQDEAYIQILIDGQ; encoded by the coding sequence ATGAAAACCACCCAGCGTCAGCTCCCGGCAACCTGTGCCGGTATCGCTCTTTGTATCGCCATGTCCGGATTTGCTTTGCCGTCAGCAGTAGCGGCGGAAACTGCCATCGAAAACGCGGTTGATCGAATCGCCGCGACCGTCAACGACGACATCATTACCGAGCGCGAACTGAACCAGGAACTTGAGCGCGCACGAAGGTCAATGAAGGAACGTAAAATCGCCCTGCCGCCGGAATCCATTCTGCGCCAACAAGTGTTGGGCAAAACCATTATTGACCGTTTGCAATCCCAACTCGCCGAAGCAACCGGCCTCAAGACCAGCGACCAGGAAATTGACAACGCCATCGAACAAATCAGGAAAAGAAACAATCTGACTGACAAGAAACTGCGCCAGCAACTGGAGCGGGACAACCTGACCATGGCCGAGTACCGGGAACAGGTGCGTGATCAACTGCTGCAACAAAAGCTGGTAGAGCGCGAAGTAAAACGCCGGATACATGTTTCGGAAGCAGAAGTCAGTGACTTTCTCGAAAACACCATGCGCGCCAATACCGGTGACAGCTACGAGGTCTCGCACATCCTGCTGCCGCTGCCGGAAAACGCTACCACAGAAATCATCAAGGCACTGGCGACAAAAACCGAGGGCCTGGTCAAGCAATTGCGCAATGGCGCGGATTTCAAAACAGTCGCGGCATCTCACTCAAAGGGACCCAGGGCTCTCGAAGGTGGTTACCTCGGATGGCGCCAGGCCGGCCAGTTGCCAGCCGTGTTCGTCGAAGAGCTGGAAAGAATGAAACCAGGGGAAGTCAGCGAGCCGGTACGCAGCGCCAACGGCTTTCATATCCTGAAACTGGATAACAAGCGCAGCAGCAAAAAGAGCAAGATTGTTACCCAGGTACGGGCGCGCCATATCCTGATCGCGACCAACGCGGTTATGCCGGAGGCCGAGGCACGCAACAAGATTGAACAGTTGCGCGATCGCATACTGGGCGGCGGTGATTTCACCAAGGTTGCCCAGGCCCACTCTGAGGATCCAGGCTCATCAGCACAGGGTGGCAAGCTGGACTGGATGAACCCGGGACAGACCGTACCCGAATTTGACAAGGCGCTACAGACGCAGAAAATCGGTGTGCTGGGTCCAATCATCAAATCTGATTACGGATTTCATATCATCGAAGTCCTGGAACGTCGGCAGCAGGATATCGGCGAACTGCTGGATCGCGCCGAAGCGCGCAACCAGATCGTCATGCGCAAGAGTGAAGAACGGTATCAGCAATGGCTGCGCGAACTCCAGGATGAAGCCTATATCCAGATCCTGATTGATGGCCAGTAA
- the lptD gene encoding LPS assembly protein LptD, whose amino-acid sequence MITLTMQPSFRPLGLYLVLGCCGLISNLHAAQCTETPVDASGANPRTCPVSPGSVTADGSVSIRSDRVEMSDKNHVQFQGQVTLNNANESIQADIIHYDRQQDTVTANEALFCRGNGDQFTTPVLYYQPGTKKGETGQVDYLLADKGRGSANRISFEASGSLSLDDLSYTTCPQDSKAWYLSISELELDRTNDIGVAHHAVLHVQNIPVFYWPYVDFPLSDRRKSGFLAPNYGTSDNTGARISVPYYINLAPQMDDTITPVYMRQRGWQLQNEFRYMGKGYAGQLDAEALWNDKETGDNRGRANFRHSQRWSSGISAGLRGSWVSDADYLRDFGETLAESSQVHLPQQATLGYGGNRWQSRLTMLDYQTIDETRSSSQPYAFLPRLQLDSHYPEITARLNANINTEWVNFSHPEDIQGQRLLLQPKLSLPFRAPWGHFVPVVGGDHLSYDLGSTPDSARTGGFEERLQISTGFASIDTGLALERIGSSHTIALEPRLFYAWRPYQEQDQLPVFDTREQEATYAQLFSVERFSGGDRLGDINRISVGLQSRLVANASGEELIGLAIGAGRYREARRVNIFPGIDAHPTTDTITELRARLPGNWYAHSRVNWDPYLDAVRQNYNFLQYQPAANVIFNAGYRVIHEGQRQADISFATPVGFGFSVSGRWNYDLEAQTNLESYAGLEYRSCCWALRVYGSRRLGDAGEQIDSTMAQIEFSGLAKLGDQPRSPFKLATFHRFENPESAQQSGEIID is encoded by the coding sequence GTGATCACCCTAACCATGCAACCCAGTTTCCGTCCTCTTGGTCTTTACCTGGTTCTTGGCTGCTGCGGCCTAATCAGCAACCTGCATGCAGCCCAGTGCACGGAAACCCCGGTTGACGCATCCGGGGCAAACCCCCGCACCTGCCCGGTGTCACCGGGCAGCGTTACAGCAGATGGCTCGGTTTCCATTCGGTCAGACCGGGTGGAAATGTCGGACAAAAACCATGTTCAGTTTCAGGGGCAAGTTACCCTGAACAATGCCAATGAAAGCATACAGGCCGATATCATTCACTACGACCGGCAGCAGGACACGGTAACGGCAAACGAGGCGCTGTTCTGTCGCGGCAACGGCGACCAGTTCACGACACCTGTTCTGTACTATCAGCCCGGAACCAAAAAAGGCGAAACCGGCCAGGTGGATTACCTGCTGGCTGACAAGGGCAGAGGATCCGCCAACAGGATTTCATTTGAGGCCAGCGGCAGCCTGAGCCTCGATGACCTGAGCTATACCACCTGTCCACAGGACAGCAAGGCCTGGTACCTGTCCATCAGCGAGCTTGAGCTTGATCGCACCAATGATATTGGCGTGGCACACCATGCGGTTCTGCATGTTCAGAACATACCGGTATTTTACTGGCCCTATGTGGATTTCCCGCTGTCAGATCGACGCAAGAGCGGTTTCCTGGCGCCAAACTATGGCACCAGCGACAACACCGGTGCGCGCATCTCGGTTCCCTATTACATCAATCTTGCACCACAAATGGATGACACCATTACGCCGGTCTACATGCGCCAGCGTGGCTGGCAATTACAGAACGAGTTTCGCTACATGGGCAAGGGCTACGCGGGCCAACTTGATGCCGAAGCCTTGTGGAATGACAAGGAAACCGGCGACAACCGTGGTCGTGCCAACTTCCGCCACAGTCAACGCTGGTCCTCAGGCATCAGTGCCGGACTGCGTGGCAGTTGGGTCTCCGATGCCGACTACCTGCGGGATTTCGGCGAGACGCTGGCTGAAAGCAGCCAGGTGCATCTTCCGCAACAGGCTACGCTCGGTTATGGCGGCAACCGTTGGCAAAGCCGACTGACAATGCTGGACTACCAGACTATTGATGAAACCCGCAGCAGCAGCCAGCCCTATGCATTTTTGCCACGATTACAGCTGGACAGCCACTACCCTGAGATCACGGCAAGACTCAATGCCAATATCAATACTGAATGGGTAAACTTCAGTCACCCGGAAGATATCCAGGGTCAACGACTGCTATTGCAGCCAAAACTGAGCTTGCCGTTTCGTGCTCCCTGGGGTCACTTTGTACCCGTCGTCGGCGGTGACCACCTGTCGTACGACCTGGGTAGTACACCGGATAGCGCCCGTACCGGCGGTTTCGAAGAACGGCTTCAGATCAGTACCGGGTTTGCCAGCATTGATACCGGCCTGGCGCTGGAGCGCATCGGTTCCAGCCACACCATCGCCCTCGAACCGAGACTGTTCTACGCATGGCGTCCCTACCAGGAGCAGGACCAACTGCCGGTATTTGATACCCGTGAGCAGGAAGCCACTTATGCGCAGCTTTTCAGCGTAGAACGATTTTCCGGTGGTGATCGCCTGGGCGACATCAATCGCATCAGCGTCGGCTTGCAGTCGCGACTTGTCGCCAACGCGTCCGGCGAAGAACTGATCGGCCTCGCCATAGGCGCCGGTCGTTATCGTGAAGCCCGCCGGGTAAACATCTTTCCGGGTATTGACGCGCACCCGACCACCGACACCATTACCGAATTACGTGCCCGCCTGCCCGGAAACTGGTATGCACACAGCCGGGTAAACTGGGATCCCTACCTGGACGCGGTTCGACAAAACTACAACTTTTTACAATACCAGCCAGCGGCCAATGTCATATTCAATGCCGGTTACCGGGTAATCCACGAAGGTCAGAGACAGGCGGATATTTCGTTCGCCACCCCTGTTGGCTTCGGCTTCAGTGTTTCCGGGCGCTGGAACTATGATCTCGAGGCACAGACCAACCTCGAATCCTATGCCGGGCTGGAATACCGCAGTTGCTGCTGGGCGTTACGGGTCTATGGCAGTCGGCGCCTGGGTGACGCCGGCGAACAGATCGACAGCACCATGGCGCAGATAGAATTTTCCGGGCTGGCAAAACTTGGTGACCAGCCGCGCAGCCCGTTCAAACTGGCGACTTTTCATCGATTTGAAAACCCCGAGTCAGCACAACAATCCGGCGAAATCATCGACTGA